The DNA segment GGCCGCACCCTGATGCTGGTCGCCGAGCGCGAGAGCCTCGCCGCCGGCCACACCACCCTCGGCCTGAACGTCTACGCGGACAACGCCCCGGCCCTCGGCCTCTACACCTCGCTGGGCTACCGGCCCACCGGCCACCAGCTGTGGAAGCCGATCCTGTAGCCCCGGCCGTGCGGCCCGGCTCGCTCCCGCCCGGTTCGGTCTGCCCGCCTCAGTCCTGGTCGGCGAGCAGCCGGTCGGCGATCTCCTCGATACGGGCCCGCAGCCCCTCCCGGCTCGTGCCGCCGTCCAGCCGCTCGCCGCCGATCACATACGTCGGGGTCCCGGTCACCCCGATCGCCTTGCCCTCGGCCTGGTCCGCGTCGACGATCAGCAGGTGCCGCCCGTCGATCAGCGCGGTGTCCAGCTCCTCGGCGTCCAGCCCCAGCTCGCCGGCGACCTCCAGCAGCAGCTTCTCGCCGCGCGCGCCGAGTTCCCCGCTGCGGGCCAGCACCGCCTCGATGTACGGCCAGCCCTGCCCCTGCTCGATGGCCTCCTCGGCGGCCTGCGCGGCGACGTAGGCGTGCTTGTGCTTGGGGAGCGGGAAGTGGCGCAGGCGGATGTCCAGCCGGTCGCCGTAGCGCGCCCGCAGCGCCCTGAGGTCCGCCAGGGCGGCATGGCAGTCCGGGCACTGCAGTTCGCACCACACGTCCAGAACGGGGCGGTCGGGACGGGCGGCGGAGGTGGTGGCGTCGTTCATGGGAGCCAGTCTTCCAGCCCACCGCCCGCTCGCGCCCGGAGGTACCCCCGGCCCGGACCACGACCTGCGGAGGAGTACGACCCCGAGATGTCCCTGAGCCCGTGCCGGAACATGGCCCGGGCCCGGCCGGACAAGGCAGGATGGAAGGGAGCAGAGCGCCTGCTCGCCCTTCCATCGGCAGGAGGACCGGATGCTCACCTCGACCGTCTGTGCCGCGGTGTCGGCAGCGGGCCTGGGCATCGCCGCGCTGACGGCGTACCGCAAGCGGTTCCTGGCCGCGACCCGCATCGCCGCCTTTTCCCTGATTCCCATCGGCCTGGTGATGACGGGTGTCATCGACTGGGTCACCAACATCGTCTTCAAGCCCACGGTCTGGGCCGGCTTCGGTGTGCTCGCGCTCTCCGCCGTGCTGTTCATGATCAGCAGGGGAGTGGAGCGCCGCAGGGGCGGGATCGGCAGCCGCAAGGAGCGCCGGGCCGCGACGGCCGGCCGGTCCGAAGCGGTGGCCCCGGCCGCCTCCGCGCCGTCCCTGGGCGCCGGTCAGCAGGCGCCCAAGGGCAAGGCCGCTCAGGGCAAGGGCGGTGCACCCAAGGATGACTTCTCGGACATCGAAGCGATCCTGAAAAAGCACGGGATCTGATGAACTACCGCTGCTGAGGCGCTGATCGGACGCACGGAGCCGATCGGCTGGGTCATGATGCGCGCGAGATGAACGATGAGTGCGCCCTCGCCCAAGACGACGCCCCGTCCCCCGAACCCCGCGGTTGCCTGTTCGCGCTGTCCCAGCCGCCGCTGATGCTCTTCCTCGCCGTCATCGGCTTCCTGCTCCTCCTCGGGGCGGTGCACGACCTCTTCCTCCTGTGAGGCCGCCCGCTGCCGCCGCTGTGCGCCCCGCGCGCCGGGGCGGGAGCTCAGCCCGCCGACGCCTCCCGCCGCCGGGCCCGGTAGGCCGCGACGTGCAGCCGGTTCCCGCAGGTGCGGCTGTCGCAGTAGCGCCGCGAGCGGTTGCGCGAGAGGTCGACGAAGGCGTGCCGGCAGTCCGGCGCCTCGCAGCGCCGCAGCCGTTCGCGCTCCCCGGCGACGAGGATGAAGGCCAGCGCCATCCCGCCGTCCGCGGCCAGATGCTCGGCGACCGACGCGCCCGGCGCGAAGTAGTGGACGTGCCAGTCGTACCCGTCGTGATCGGTCAGCTGCGGTGTGGTGCCCGCCGAGGCGACCAGCGAGTTCAGCTGTTCGGCCGCGCCGCGGTCGTCCGCCGCCGCGAAGATCTGCGCGAACCGGGCGCGGACCGACCGTACGGCCGCCAGGTCGCCCGCGCCGAGCGCCCCCACGTCGCTGACGTCATGACGCCGGACGAAGCCCTCGAGGGCCGGGAGGTCGGTCAGGCTGTCCGGTGCCCCGGGCGCGTCGCCCTCCGGAGCGGTGTTCAGCAGGTCGACCACCGCGTCCAGTGCGCACCGGGTGTCATGGCTGATCATCACGGTTCCGCTCCCTGGCAGGGTGGGGCCGGACGGGTCCCGTCCCCGGTGTCGTTGCCGAATGGTCGCCGACTCTGGCGCCCGGAACAAGCTTCAGCGCCGACTCCGCGGTGGGTCCGCGGCGACGACGCCGAAGTGTGCCGTATGAACTTGTCGGTCCTGCGCCGTCTCCCCGAGTCGGACGGACGCAAGCGTGAGCGGTTGGGTGCTTTCGGTAACCGGTCTGCGTCTCAG comes from the Streptomyces angustmyceticus genome and includes:
- a CDS encoding DsbA family protein gives rise to the protein MNDATTSAARPDRPVLDVWCELQCPDCHAALADLRALRARYGDRLDIRLRHFPLPKHKHAYVAAQAAEEAIEQGQGWPYIEAVLARSGELGARGEKLLLEVAGELGLDAEELDTALIDGRHLLIVDADQAEGKAIGVTGTPTYVIGGERLDGGTSREGLRARIEEIADRLLADQD
- a CDS encoding CGNR zinc finger domain-containing protein, whose product is MMISHDTRCALDAVVDLLNTAPEGDAPGAPDSLTDLPALEGFVRRHDVSDVGALGAGDLAAVRSVRARFAQIFAAADDRGAAEQLNSLVASAGTTPQLTDHDGYDWHVHYFAPGASVAEHLAADGGMALAFILVAGERERLRRCEAPDCRHAFVDLSRNRSRRYCDSRTCGNRLHVAAYRARRREASAG